From one Dermacentor andersoni chromosome 1, qqDerAnde1_hic_scaffold, whole genome shotgun sequence genomic stretch:
- the LOC126544505 gene encoding RNA-binding protein NOB1 → MLEMDPVELLSSSRVKNLVVDSGGFIKNAALQEIGENIYTVAEVVSEIKDKATKQRLQVLPYKLNYRVPSPEAVKIMTDFSKLTGDYPSLSAVDIKVLALTYMLEKEHVGTSHLSKKPKSIEVQTTAAPRDVVSSPGFFGSQAIVGAEKSEPMEPAGSLDGCNKEDCSEDEVDSTEEDSSDGEWITPSNIAEIKKEMGSLTLEEVPIPVACISTDFAVQNVLIQMGLKAVSVDGMAIRHARTFVLRCHACFTITKVMTKQFCPACGNKTLKRVSVAVAEDGSTKLYINYKRPINIRGTRYSLPTPKGGKHSTDPILCEDQPIPQNRLSKMAMGRVDVLDADYLTRNSPFKINDVYSRSAHLSMRAGSQGSRNPNQVKRNTGNHKKRRN, encoded by the exons ATGTTAGAGATGGATCCTGTCGAGTTGTTGTCAAGTTCACGCGTGAAAAATTTGGTCGTTGATTCAGGAGGCTTTATAAAAAATGCAGCGCTGCAG GAAATCGgtgaaaatatatatacagtGGCCGAAGTTGTAAGTGAAATAAAAGACAAAGCGACAAAACAGAGACTCCAAGTTCTTCCATATAAGTTGAACTACAGAGTTCCATCGCCAGAAGCAGTGAAGATCA TGACGGATTTTTCTAAACTCACTGGAGACTACCCAAGTTTGTCAGCAGTTGACATCAAGGTACTTGCTCTCACGTATATGCTGGAGAAGGAGCACGTGGGGACATCCCATCTTTCCAAGAAACCTAAGAGTATTGAG GTACAGACAACTGCAGCCCCAAGAGATGTAGTTTCTTCGCCGGGTTTCTTTGGCTCCCAAGCGATT GTAGGTGCAGAAAAGTCTGAGCCTATGGAGCCTGCTGGCTCTCTCGATGGCTGCAACAAGGAAGACTGCAGTGAGGATGAAGTAGATTCAACAGAAGAAGACTCAAGCGATGGCGAGTGGATTACCCCAAGCAATATTgcagagataaaaaaagaaatgggctcaCTAACTTTGGAAGAGGTGCCAATACCAGTTGCATGTATATCAACAGATTTTGCTGTTCAG AATGTTCTGATTCAAATGGGTCTAAAAGCTGTTTCTGTTGATGGAATGGCAATCAGGCATGCGAGAACATTTGTCTTGCGCTGCCATGCATGCTTCAC CATCACAAAAGTTATGACCAAACAGTTTTGTCCTGCTTGTGGCAATAAGACGTTGAAACGTGTCTCAGTGGCTGTAGCAGAGGATGGCTCTACAAAACTCTACATAAACTACAAGAGGCCTATAAATATTCGTGGAACACGG TACTCCCTTCCTACACCTAAAGGCGGGAAACATTCAACAGATCCCATTTTGTGCGAGGACCAGCCAATCCCACAGAACCGGTTATCAAAAATGGCCATGGGCCGGGTTGATGTCCTGGATGCGGACTACCTTACAAGAAACTCACCATTCAAGATTAATGATGTGTATTCTCGTTCCGCCCACCTCAGCATGCGAGCTGGCTCTCAAGGATCTCGAAACCCGAACCAAGTGAAACGCAATACAGGAAATCATAAGAAACGAAGGAACTAA